The Rhopalosiphum maidis isolate BTI-1 chromosome 1, ASM367621v3, whole genome shotgun sequence genome has a segment encoding these proteins:
- the LOC113557015 gene encoding transferrin-like has translation MNIVLNLLWIFIFLVLTNANVKYKICVIMSNRGNDKTRDHCPPLSVDKSSQVECVFATDKLHCLRKILNGEADFGVFQAEEISYATQWNDYLSITNEIRLFENEKFDYNMVVLINEDAGIKNLNDLKGKRLCHPGFYKGEPGNGWSNLISQYFERIIVPQKCDPQLSLIENQLKSLSQFFDESCKPGQWDPDPDMDIILKEKYPNLCANCKNPSKCNINDQFWGRQGALQCLSDCFGDISWARLSDVRIHFKGDSTNACSKISFLCPDGTLQSMETPNPCIWVSRPWPAVVTRNSTSLNIQRMINYVNTAKELKNATSWQWALNNLLLYYSEPISSNIIRSPKEYIFSAPGYIKAEEKGRLCKDRGYSMCIETITALKKCQALSDISISYGIQPKLNCILSPNCGKKLKDGEVDMMVLDADKIAFLRRNYGISKPILYATSLYHHLYRKMSAIMLTKNVAGDLQQLKGKKACFPSYDGYVWNSFLITLKLENIDLFPNNNTIKNFFKESCAILSSNQNVIAECDFDDILPEDSNKNGMWIETQTLRCIIEGGGDVAFINTLHINQYLDILRSPLNLPNNFDVHNFSTVCNRKNRISVDCPLSWSYFGHILAKPNISSISKNEMTSLLINMDMTFGRRSKLNNNLLPPVFSMYGPFDDFADPMFPADTEKLETIKQLKEHQTPIAPQYESYIHILNDLKPTVSSSVLIMPFSLLQLLIIFKLLFKYCI, from the exons atgaatattgttttaaatttactgtggatatttatttttttagttcttaCTAATGCTAATGTGAAat ACAAAATTTGTGTAATTATGAGTAACAGGGGTAATGACAAAACACGAGATCATTGTCCTCCCTTAAGTGTAGATAAATCTAGTCAAGTCGAATGTGTATTCGCAACTGATAA atTGCATTGTCTAAGAAAAATTCTTAATGGAGAAGCAGATTTTGGAGTGTTTCAAGCAGAAGAAATATCATATGCAACGCAGTGGAATGACTATTTAAGCATTACGAATGAAATtcgtttatttgaaaatg aaaaatttgattataacaTGGTAGTGTTAATCAATGAAGATGCTGGCATTAAGAacttaaacgatttaaaaggTAAGCGTTTGTGTCATCCAGGATTTTATAAAGGAGAACCAGGAAATGGTTGgtctaatttaatatcacaa TATTTTGAACGAATTATTGTTCCACAAAAATGCGATCCACAATTAAGCCTAAtagaaaatcaattaaaatcacTTTCTCAATTTTTTGACGAGTCTTGCAAACCAGGTCAATGGGATCCAGATCCTGATATGGATATTATACTAA AAGAAAAATATCCAAATCTATGCGCAAATTGTAAGAACCCGTCAAAATGCAACATTAATGATCAATTTTGGGGTAGACAGGGAGCATTACAATGTTTAAGTGATTGTTTTGGAGATATTAGTTGGGCCAGACTATCCGAtgttagaatacattttaaa GGTGACAGTACAAATGCTTGCAGTAAAATAAGTTTTCTATGTCCTGATGGAACTTTACAATCAATGGAAACTCCTAATCCATGCATTTGGGTATCTCGACCTTGGCCGGCCGTGGTTACaagaaa ttcaacatcattaaatatacaaagaaTGATTAACTACGTAAACACAgctaaagaattaaaaaacgcAACATCATGGCAGTGGgctttaaacaatttacttCTATACTATTCTGAACCTATTTCATCTAATATCATTAGAAGTCcaaaagaatacattttttcagctCCTGGTTATATAAAAGCTGAAGAAAAAGGACGGTTGTGCAAAGATCGTGGATATTCTATGTGTATTGAAACAATAACAgccttaaaaaaatgtcaagcaCTCTCGGATATATCAATAAGTTATGGTATACAgccaaaattaaattgcataCTTTCTCCAAATTGtgggaaaaaattaaaagatggaGAAGTAGATATGATGGTATTAGATGCTGATAAAATTGCTTTTTTAAGA agAAACTATGGTATATCAAAACCAATACTTTATGCAACTTCACTTTATCAccatttatatagaaaaatgaGCGCGATTATGTTGACGAAAAATGTAGCCGGAGATCTTCAACAGCTAAAAGGCAAAAAAGCCTGCTTTCCTTCGTATGATGGTTATG tttggaattcatttttaatcacacttaaactagaaaatattgatttatttccgaataataatacaataaaaaactttttcaaaGAAAGTTGTGCAATATTGAGTTCAAATCAAAACGTAATAGCAGAATGTGATTTTGATg atatctTACCTGAAGATAGTAATAAAAACGGAATGTGGATTGAAACTCAAACACTTAGATGTATTATTGAAGGAGGTGGAGATGTAGCATTTATCAATACTCttcatataaatcaatatttag atattttaagatCACCATTAAACTTACCAAACAACTTtgatgtacataatttttcaacTGTTTGCAATCGAAAAAATCGTATTTCAGTTGATTGTCCATTGTCATGGTCTTACTTTGGACAT atattagcAAAACCAAATATATcttcaatttcaaaaaatgaaatgacctcattattaataaacatggaTATGACTTTTGGACGAAGATCCAagctaaacaataatttattaccacCAGTTTTCTCTATGTATGGAccatttgatgattttgctgATCCTATGTTTCCG GCAGATACAGAGAAATTGGAAACCATTAAGCAATTAAAGGAACACCAAACGCCAATAGCACCGCAGTATGAatcttatattcatattttaaatgatcttAAACCTACAGTAAGTTCTAGCGTCTTGATAATGCCATTTTCTTTATtacaattacttataatttttaaattattatttaaatattgtatataa